One genomic window of Lytechinus variegatus isolate NC3 chromosome 1, Lvar_3.0, whole genome shotgun sequence includes the following:
- the LOC121425019 gene encoding uncharacterized protein LOC121425019, producing the protein MWNLLVLSAVLLQYIGFATPQQAPYLPANAPTFNLGSPDTRGTKFMFAIPSNFNIPSKVTLMIGSSNPGIARVMVNIPGFKFRREITLTQRQMKTISIPGNVAANGGGPQNGTIVVTSNLEITVHAANIMPKTNDGFVAIPTDAVGKEYVIASYDIVTGQWSVFTITGTQQGTRIQVVPSQRILHARQWYNAGQIINVQLSEAQSVQFRCPDDLTGTYITADKPVAVVSGATCTRVPRSMQRCDHLVEMLPPISTLGTRFSVLPLLNRTGYVFRMIAARPNTKVHLAGTIYTLGQRGSFREFNQDAQLPVTITSNRPLLVMQYGKGMDVNFWGDPFMSIVPPVEQYMEGMTTFGPLAQSGQDMFFNFLSVSVTSADLYTISLNNVLIMNTELNLPEMEETIRYTADRNMKIQNVPHTLHNPSVMSRFTAICHGVSQGSGYGYPIGYNLRTLLCSRTDPMTGLIEEFQCPPPIPPIQPGLIPSTVPGMGGNQPIRPGVGMNPGMGGFGVGMGMFPGFSAGGQPGAFLPGNFFTGGKALPPNIPIIPGLPIDPNAGAAQTQPGFNNNPLNPVSPNNPFANPGQPFVPMLPFNPMGPGMIPPPENCYTLGLLILAAVAPVTVVFIVMLVILLAIVYRFKRKH; encoded by the exons CATTCAATCTTGGATCACCAGATACGAGAGGAACCAAGTTCATGTTCGCAATACCAAGCAACTTCAATATTCCTTCGAAGGTGACCCTTATGATCGGGTCTTCAAACCCTGGCATAGCTCGTGTTATGGTCAACATACCTGGCTTCAAGTTCCGAAGAGAGATCACCTTGACTCAAAGGCAGATGAAGACAATTAGTATTCCCGGTAACGTAGCAGCTAACGGAGGTGGTCCTCAAAATGGGACTATTGTCGTCACGTCAAATCTTGAGATCACAGTCCACGCTGCGAACATCATGCCAAAGACCAACGACGGCTTTGTGGCGATTCCCACCGATGCCGTTGGAAAGGAATACGTGATCGCTTCGTACGACATCGTTACTGGTCAGTGGTCAGTGTTTACGATAACAGGGACCCAGCAGGGTACAAGGATTCAGGTGGTTCCTTCACAAAGGATTCTGCATGCTCGGCAGTGGTACAATGCGGGGCAAATTATCAACGTCCAGCTGAGCGAAGCCCAGTCGGTACAGTTTAGATGTCCCGATGATCTGACTGGGACTTACATCACTGCAGACAAACCTGTGGCTGTAGTTTCTGGGGCCACATGTACCCGTGTTCCCAGGAGCATGCAGAGGTGTGATCATTTGGTCGAGATGTTGCCTCCGATTTCGACCCTTGGTACCCGTTTCTCAGTGTTACCCCTTCTCAACAGGACTGGATATGTCTTCCGTATGATCGCAGCACGTCCTAATACCAAAGTCCACCTCGCGGGAACTATCTATACCCTCGGTCAGAGGGGTTCCTTCAGGGAGTTCAACCAAGATGCTCAGCTTCCAGTCACAATCACATCCAACCGTCCCCTTTTAGTGATGCAATATGGAAAAGGAATGGATGTAAATTTCTGGGGTGATCCTTTCATGAGCATCGTGCCACCTGTAGAGCAGTATATGGAAGGAATGACTACATTTGGACCCTTGGCGCAGTCTGGACAAGAcatgttttttaactttttatcaGTATCCGTGACTTCTGCAGATCTGTATACAATAAGTTTGAACAACGTTCTTATCATGAACACAGAATTAAATCTTCCCGAAATGGAAGAGACAATAAG GTATACAGCAGATCGAAACATGAAGATTCAGAATGTTCCTCACACGTTACACAACCCATCTGTAATGTCACGTTTCACTGCTATCTGTCATGGTGTATCTCAAGGCTCTGGGTATGGATACCCGATCGGTTACAACCTCAGAACATTGCTGTGTTCAAGAACAGACCCAATGACAG GATTAATCGAGGAATTCCAGTGTCCTCCACCCATTCCTCCCATCCAACCGGGTCTTATACCCAGCACCGTACCGGGTATGGGAGGTAACCAACCGATCCGACCGGGGGTAGGAATGAACCCCGGTATGGGTGGCTTCGGTGTAGGAATGGGCATGTTCCCTGGATTCTCGGCAGGGGGGCAACCGGGTGCCTTCCTACCAGGGAACTTCTTCACCGGGGGTAAAGCCCTTCCCCCCAACATACCCATCATACCCGGGTTACCCATCGACCCTAACGCCGGGGCGGCCCAGACTCAACCAGGTTTTAACAACAATCCTCTGAATCCCGTGAGTCCCAACAACCCATTCGCCAACCCTGGACAACCGTTCGTTCCGATGTTACCCTTCAACCCTATGGGACCCGGAATGATTCCACCGCCTGAAA ATTGTTACACCTTAGGTCTTCTGATCCTGGCAGCTGTTGCCCCGGTAACAGTAGTCTTCATTGTGATGTTGGTTATACTCCTGGCTATCGTCTACAG GTTCAAGAGGAAACACTGA